AATAGATACGTAGAAAGAACACATACATGATATcgattataaaaaataaaaacattgaaCCCTTTTATAATAATGTTGGTTTGACATATTAATGTCTGTCTTTCACTTTGAAAACAAATTGAGCCCTTTTATAAAGTTATTCGATGTTGAAATTTTCCAAggggaagaaaagaaagtgtgATCAGATTGTGCTTAAGAACAGACCATTGGGAAATGCCCAATCCTCTTATGGGGGATATGATGATCCCCACTACCATAACCATAATCCAGATGTCTATGCTAATGTTGATGAAGAATGGTTCCAAGGAAGAGATGGATGGGACTAGACATTtctaacacttaaaaaaaaataataataaaaaggtcCAACAAACGTCTTCAGACGTAGCACTCTTATCCTCAACAGTCACATATCTACTCCTTTGTCAGAAACATATCTAAGTGAGCTCACCCATGCAGACAAGTCCCCTACACGGTATGACACTTGTTCATCAGCTCCAACCAAGACCTCTACTCCTAATGCATGTGAACCTTATCCTGACATCCACAATTATTACCATTGCAGAGCTCTATCTGGAAGAAGATACGTCTCCAACCAGGCCCTACTATTTTTGCCACTTGTAAATCCATGGCTTAGGCCCTTACTTTCTTTTGAAATGTATAATGTACATTATCTCTAAGCTTTGTGGTCTATAAATAGAGTCCTTGTAACTCTGAAGAGGCAAGAGAGTgaagtgagaaaagaaagcccttGTAGTAAGATGTGTTTCTTATGTCTAATGTAAAAAAGCTATTGAATCTAATAATATCTCTTAACTTGTTGTATCTTGTGCTGTGTTCCATCCCATATTTTCATGTGATCTTTTACATCTTAGTTATATATGTTATAAACCAGTTTCCATAATCTTCTTACACCCTCTATCTCCGTTTCTTGGTCTCTCTCCCAATACACCTGTACATCTTtagttttaagaaaatattatgatGCAACAACATTTGGAAGTTCTAGTTCCCATTCCGAAAAAGGATGAGATCTTGTTTGGGGTCAATATGAAGTTACATTGTAAAGATACACTTTGGggaattttcagatttttgatTAAATTGTGCATCACAGGAGcataatattagttttttttattaaaaataaaaaggttgtttggttTCAGAGTACAGTTGACATGGTAAGCTAAAGTCTAATTTAATGTGGGTGCCCTAACTGGGGAAATTAGAGCACTTACATCCGGATTTGAATCACTGAGCAAATATTAAAACAAGGAGAAAGGGAAGTGGATATTGAACCCACAACTTCAACCTCAATCCCATATGAGAGAAGAAGTGTTAGTTCAGCTATAGTTCATTACCCAGAGTCATAAATGATGATTAACTATAACCTTGAAACTAAAATATTAATACATTGTTCAAGAAAAAAATGGCTACAATGCCAGATCTTTAATTGGACAAGAAAAGGGAAGCAACTTCCTTCCCCAAGCTTGGGTATAGAGATAATATTGAGAAATATTATGGTAAATGGTTAACAGTGACAAAatcactactactactactacatgAACAAACAACGCCAATGTCGAGGAGATAATGATCATAACCATTCTTAACATTCCACGTCTATCATAGAGAAGATCACTCAAAGAAAGCTGAGTGGAGAGCCCTCACACATTGCTCTGCTTCATTGTCGTTTACAACCAACGAAATATTAACCTGGCCAgcagaaaaaaacaaaacagtgAGGCAGATACAGATGTAAACaaattcttattattttcaGCAACCTTCCGAGTAACTCCTCAACCTGGAGTTCCATTGATCAATCAAAGAGAGATTCAACAGATGGCCCAACCCCAGAGATTTGGAAGATCTGAGAAGAAAACTACACTTACTAATTTAATTCCTTGATTAAATTACCAAAGGTGCTTTGTGTGTCGAAGTTGAGTAGTGCTAGagaaaaaatttaagaaagttATGGTTTCAAACTTTATCTAACCTGTAATTATGATGTTCAAAGAcagagggagagaaaataaatagaaaaaaaaaaaaaaattatagatgcACTGGATTACGATAGTTTTATAAAGAGAAATCCCTGTCAGTTCCAAACAGGGGTGGCCTGTCTGTCAGGGTGCTAAGAAACTGAAGCTTAATTCTGATGCTGAAATATGAAACACCCTAAAATAACatatatgcaaaaataaataataaaaaataaactgttGTGAGAGACCTTAGATGCACCCTGTGAGATCATCTGAACATTGACTCCATTTGTTCGCAGAACACTAAATGCCTGCCATAATACACACCCAGTAAGTTAGTAACGTAAAATCAATGTGAAAAGAGACAGCAAGATAAGGGCTAAGCCTTGCAGGATATCAGTGCTATGAAGGCCAATGACTATTCCTTGTTTAATCATTTGCAATTATGTGCGTTTGTATACTGACTACTGAACATGTGTGTTAAATAAAGCTACATGAATGACCAATGAGATCAACAgaaatatagaaagaaaatgCCATGGAAAGACAATGGCTTCATATGAAAATTTTCCTCCActgaattaatttttattttttcaaaagataaacTTAACGGAGAAACTTTGACAAAATTGAACATAGGAACTTGTAAGATTTTTATCTTTCTGATAGGTAAATAAATATAGAAACTTGTTATAATTTCCATTCTTCCTCAAAGCTTTTTCCAATCATGTCCAGAAGTTTCCACTATTTACAAAGCATTCAACTTCTTGTAAGAATTCAGTGGAAAAAGTATATGAGAAAAATCTCAAAGAGATTTATATTCCACAAATTTATGGACAGAAGGTAATCCATAAAATCTCTTACAACagttagagaaaaaaaaaactcaacaattgCAATCACCTTAAGAAGTTTCTACAACAATTCAAGAGATATTCTCTAACTAAATCCGCAAAATGTATACAGCACCTTCTCTAGTATCAGTGATGACCTCTGAACATTTCCAATGAGAGAAATGATGGACCTGTGCTGAAGAAGGTTCACAACAGCAACTTTCTCAAGTTCCTCCACAACATGGTCAAGTTCCTGctcaaaaaataatagtatgagatgagataaaaaaaaaataaataaaatgcagttgcaaaaaaaaaaaaaaaaaaaaaaaaaaaaaaaaaaaaaacacaactgcTCTGTagaataaaatactaatagtaTATTTAGTACGGTAGGCATGCTCTATGGAGCAGATACAGTAGTTGACTTTATGCAAGAAAGAAATGACTTGCAGGAACACCACAAAATGCCTGGAATTTGAAGCATGTGCTAATTTCAATcgtaaatttaaacaaaaaattgtacACATGGAACAAGATATCATACGCTTGCCTGTTGAATCAGCTCTCTGCTCCAAAGCTTTGATGGATCCAATGTCAAGGAAATGCTAACTTCACTAGTAGCTACAACATCAACTGATATGCCCAAATCTTCAAATATTGAGAATACCTGCATGGACATAAACCGTGCAAAAATGAGATTTTGAGTCAACAAAAGGCCAAAAAGCACCCAATCATTAGCTTCTCACCTTAGCAAGGAAGCCATATTGACCAAGCATTCTTGTGCTAACAATATCCAACATAGTTATATTCcgtttcaaaacaatgctaGTTAGTACTGCCTGCAATATTggagaaagaaaatttaatgCTAGTTGGAATCTTCTATACAACATGTAATAACACTCAATTGCTACAAACCTTACTCATATCTCTTGCCCTGGTTATAAGAGTACCTGGAGCTTCAGGGTTGTAAGAGTTTTTAACCCTAACAGGAATATCACCTTCTCTGGCAGGTCTCATGGACTGCGGATGCAAGACCTACAAAAAGGGGGGAGGAGAGGGAAGCTGACAGTCTAAATATCATGTTTATCTTTGCCATAAAGTTTCTGATTTTCTGATTATCTTTATATGTCCAATAAACACAATACTATTTCACAACACAACTGAATGAATGCACCTAGCTTGATCTATTAACAACTTAGCTAGAGTGCAAATTTGATAAGATACAGAAGATGAAGTTAAAAACTTTAGGTTGTTCAAAGTCTCTCAAGCAATTGGagcaaagaaattcaaaaataacctGATGCTACACGAACACTAAACATGCTGTGAAACAAGAAACCAAAACTTTTCAGATCACATTTAAGTTTAAGAGCATGCAAAATCCAATTTAACTAGTTGAATAGGGTCAAAACCATGAAATAACATGTAAAACACAGTAAGTCAACtcttttgcacccatgattggACTCTTGTCAGGTTAGAGTAAAAAAATTGCCATCTTTAAGTTAGAATAAGATGCATAAATAATCCCaaagaaggcaaaaaaaaaaaaaaaaaaaaaaaatagaggatgTAAAAAATTTCtgagtaattaatatatcaTCAACATGACGAAAGCCCAATGTGTTATTGCTTTAATGGCACCTTATAAGATTAAGGTGAAAGTTTGGGTCATGGATTCAAGACCTTCTTGGTACTACTTATAagttaccaaaatatatattggtATCAACCTTGTGTTTGCAGAACCAACATTGGGTTATTTGAAGGTGAATTCAGCAATCCAACCCCTcgaaaaaagtgaaaaaaaaaaaaaacccaactcccgcatattttcttttgaaaaaaaaataataaattaagcCATAACCACCACTCCAAAGGCACACAATATAGGGAGGTACGTTAAAATTTACACCATGACAATATGGCAGACTAATTTTGGCCTGTTAGGAGCCAAATGAGAAAAGCCAAAAACGATGCAGATTCCGCAGCTTAAATAGGTTAGAGGTTATGAGATAATCTTACTTGAGCACCAAAATATGCAAGTTCTGCAGCCTCATCAAATGTCAAATATGGTACAGGTTTTGCCCGTGGATATATGTTAGGATCGCATGTTAAAACACCATCAACATCCTTCCAAACCTGTAAAGAATTGAAATTCAACTTATTTTAAtggaagaaaataagaaattatgCAAATGCAAATACAAGAATCCCATTCAAATTTTACGAAGAAGTTGTTAAAATATGACTGTTTTATGCGCTTCAGAAAAAAGATAATAGCCtatatgcatttattttcaCCGCTATCTATATATCCTTTGCATGCTTTTGTTATAAAGGTTGGTGTCCAGGCAGCATTTGcaactcttttatttatttatttattttattttaatatgcAATGCCAGAAAAGAACCTTATACCTTCCCCAGTTCCACTCCACCCCCCATCCATTTAACATCTGAAGCCAAGGCCTTGAGGCTCATCACTAATGCATATGCAAatctcttgaaatttttttacatgtaAACCTTAAATATCTGCACTGACCTGTATCTCTCGCAATCCCAATGCTTTACCAATGGCTGTGGCCGTCAAATCGCTACCACCCCTACCCAATGTAGTAACTGCACATGACCTCCAGCCCTAcaatcaggtttttttttttttgataagtacaatcaggaatataaaaattatagcACTATTGTAAATCATCATGGGAAACTCATTTTTTTAGTGGTGCTAACACCCCCAAGTTCTTCCAATAAGATTTTCAAAGCAGTTAGTGAGTAGAAGACCTTTCCAAGGAAGCCAGTAACAATTGGTATAGCAGGATCAAAATCCCAATCACCAAGTAACCTCTTTGCAACAGCTGGATAGGTCGCTTCCAAAATGTCCGCGTTTGTGAAGTCATCTGTGGTTATAATACCAATCTCAAAGGCATCATACTGccacaaaacaaaaagtatATAAATTACTCTAACCAAGAATGGTTTTACAAAGGTACTCAAAAGCACAAATCAAAGTCTGACCATTCTCTTCAAAAAAGACTTATTAAGTTCATGTACCAGTCATTAGAGAATAATAAATTGCTAATGCATTGAGAAAATAAGTAAACAGGAAACTACATACTTGCCGAGCTTTAACACCAATTTTCTTCAGATATGCTGCGAATATCCTAGTTGACATGCACTCCCCAAACGAAACTAAATAATCTTTCGTCCGAAGAGTCAACTCTTTCATCATAGCAATTCCCTTCAGAAGCTGCTCCAATTCCTCTAAGTGtgctgattttatttttcagacACAACATCAGATCAGTATGGAGACAAATAAGAACAATCAACCATCATCTGAATCCAACAAATGTACTAAGGATACTGCTGGTACAAGTACTTTAATCTACCTTGACAATAAATCTAAAACTTTCATTGTATAAAGAATGAAACGCGTAATATGAAGAGTAATTGAAGAAATGGACCAATCTTAAGCTACTCACTAGAAATATTCAAACACAAACGTTGTGCTTTAAAGTTTAAAGGTTGTTCAAGTACATATGAGGTTCTTTGTCAAGGTATTATGGTTCACATTGGGGTTCCAAAGCTTGAGAAATAAACCAATCTTTGTCAAGCTGCTCACTAGGAATAAACCAATCCTTAGTCTTATATTTTTTGGGGTTGGCTATCGATCCTCACTAGATTAGTTAGGATCagttacatgtatttttttttccatcattctattctatttaaaaTCATACTCTCTCATATGATTCCTTAATTGACAACTAACCAAGTTTGCCTTAATTTTTAAtgcctttagttttttttttttttttttccctatttgaAGCAGCTTATGAAGCAAGCTACTCTCGAAACAGACACTAGCAGAATTTGCCAAATCCATATAATTTACATGTACTTTCCTTTAAATGCACCAGTTCTAAAATAAACTTCTTAGTTAAACACAACTCTTCTAGACATATTCAGATTTAGCTACATATTGACATCAAAAAAAGATAGCTGAATATTTTTGACGAGGAACCCCAGAGACTGTCCAGAGCATCATGTCTTTTTATCCAGTTAAACCCCAGACCCATGTAATGCGCCCACATCACAGGGATCAGGTAAGTCATTGGCTTTGCCAATAAGACATGGCCCCTAGAAATTGTTGGCACGCAAGAGGATTCAAACCTTAGACTTGGAGGGAGACTACCACCAAGCCCAAGACCATGACCACTTGAGCCAACCCCTGGGGTTAAGCACTTAAGATACAGCATATCAACATCATAACCATTAAAAAGGACATAATTATAGAGTAACATAACCAAACAGAAACAGCCTATGAAGAAGCAAAACACAAGGATACATAAAACAAATCTCCACCATCACATGACTATAGGCATTACACATAACCCGATTTACATATCACAATATGACTCTAAATTGTTCAAACTGACCACTACAGCCGATTTCACATTCAAGGAAGTAACTCACGTGTGACGGTAGACTTGTCTATTCCAAGCTCTTTCACGGTCCTGAATAAGATAAAAAGGTGAAACAACACATTTAACATATGATtttacattttcacaatacatGGTATTAACAGCAAGAAAACTCAGCCATTCTTGCCTGAGATGCAGTTCTTTTATAAAGCTCAACTCATCAATACTCGACGCGTTAGTAACACCGCAACTAACGGCCTTTTCTCCGGCCTAATAAGAGACAAACGAAAATTTcgattaccaaaaaaagaacCTTCAACACAAAAGAAAACGTAACAAGAACACTAAAAATGTATATATCATAATGAATTTTATACCAATAAAAGTTTGTTAGTTGTCTTTCCCATCGCCGAGAGCACGATTACCGGCCTCTCATTGGGGAAGCTGAGTATAAGCTCAGCAacctctctcattctctctgcAGAGGCCACTGATGAGCCTCCGAATTTCATGACACACGTTAATTGATTCTCCGCTTCGGCGAAACTTTGATTCTTCGTTTCCTTCTTGTCAAGAACATCCACAAGCCTTCCGTCGCAACTCACTCTCAAAACTCTACTCCTAAGGCAACTTCTCGCACTCGCATTCGAAAATTCCGAAAATTCTGCCACCGAAGCTACTGAACTAGCAAAATGAAGCCGCTGCGACCGTACAGGCAAGCAACACGAAGATCCTCCTCCTCGCAATGAAACAGGACAGAGCGTTTTAACTCCGCTGAATTGCAAACCAGCCGCCATGCTTAATTAGCTCAAAACTGAGTTTTAATGTAGCAAAATTTGTAGCGAAATGAGGCTAATGCAATGGATCTAAGTCTAACAGGTTGTTTCGACGAATAGGTACAAAATTCAAGTAAGAGCTCAGAGATCTGAATCCGCAGAACtagaaatttcaacaaaatttgcTTCAATCTTCAGTAGCTCGATCTGCAAATTCCAATGATCAATCAAAATcattcaaaaacaaacaaataaaaaaaaatgttcaataaTAAAAGATTAAACGGCGCTGTATATTTCAATGAAAGAAAATGCaaccagagaaaaaaaaattgatgattaGTACCTGGAGACAGAGCTACGAAGAGAGAAATGCAAGAGTTGGTTCAAAACGCAGAGCTTCGAAGAAGAGAAAATTGGTTGAGTTTTCACTCcgactttattttatttttgagtgcAGAAGTTTGAAGCCCTGAAGTgaataaatgtgagaaaaatgcGACTCAGAAGAAAAACCCGGCGGCGCGGCCTCTCTTCAACGTAAAAGACCGTTTGAATGCCAAAACGGGGTGTTgtgttgttgttttctttttggcgttatatatatactagtatttatAGTgcgctttttttttcttttctatttttatttatttatttgagttttggagtttttctctttttcgaCGACTACTACTTTGCTCGGTAAAACCCTTGCGAGGTTTCTGCTGAAACGGACGGTCCAGATTGAATCGTGGCATTTGTAACAGTGGCAATACTTGTAAATTGAGAATTGTCGTTGACACGCTACCAGAAGCCGCGTCGGATTTGTCAGAACAGAGATACTACTCTTTGCTAGTTTTAAAGGAAATTTCTCAGTTCGGTGTGCGAAGAAATGGAATTCCttttaatgaatttaataaatagattttataataaatgagagagaagagggcACTATTCTCAAcgtacctaagaattactcattttttaaaatattttatgtaagatgataatgtaattaattttgttaacagtcattttttatgtttcctattGAAAGTGATGGAACTGACGAATTCAACCTCCCTGAATGACCTCACCAAGACTAACGAATCTGTTCTTTGCGACGAACTAACCACATGTCCATATCACTAACGAAAGTAACGAAGCCATTCAATGCAGCCAATAATGTCCCAAGCGATTATAAAACCAGCTGTACAGACCGTTAAAAGCTTCACTAAGGCCCACATTACTGAGCATGAAATGTTGCCAAGAGAGACATTAAAGCCACATTAACTACTACAACGGCTAGGGGCTGTggaaacatatataaagccctcacaGCTCC
This DNA window, taken from Quercus robur chromosome 2, dhQueRobu3.1, whole genome shotgun sequence, encodes the following:
- the LOC126714516 gene encoding aspartokinase 3, chloroplastic-like isoform X2 yields the protein MAAGLQFSGVKTLCPVSLRGGGSSCCLPVRSQRLHFASSVASVAEFSEFSNASARSCLRSRVLRVSCDGRLVDVLDKKETKNQSFAEAENQLTCVMKFGGSSVASAERMREVAELILSFPNERPVIVLSAMGKTTNKLLLAGEKAVSCGVTNASSIDELSFIKELHLRTVKELGIDKSTVTPHLEELEQLLKGIAMMKELTLRTKDYLVSFGECMSTRIFAAYLKKIGVKARQYDAFEIGIITTDDFTNADILEATYPAVAKRLLGDWDFDPAIPIVTGFLGKGWRSCAVTTLGRGGSDLTATAIGKALGLREIQVWKDVDGVLTCDPNIYPRAKPVPYLTFDEAAELAYFGAQVLHPQSMRPAREGDIPVRVKNSYNPEAPGTLITRARDMSKAVLTSIVLKRNITMLDIVSTRMLGQYGFLAKVFSIFEDLGISVDVVATSEVSISLTLDPSKLWSRELIQQELDHVVEELEKVAVVNLLQHRSIISLIGNVQRSSLILEKAFSVLRTNGVNVQMISQGASKVNISLVVNDNEAEQCVRALHSAFFE
- the LOC126714516 gene encoding aspartokinase 2, chloroplastic-like isoform X1, producing the protein MAAGLQFSGVKTLCPVSLRGGGSSCCLPVRSQRLHFASSVASVAEFSEFSNASARSCLRSRVLRVSCDGRLVDVLDKKETKNQSFAEAENQLTCVMKFGGSSVASAERMREVAELILSFPNERPVIVLSAMGKTTNKLLLAGEKAVSCGVTNASSIDELSFIKELHLRTVKELGIDKSTVTPHLEELEQLLKGIAMMKELTLRTKDYLVSFGECMSTRIFAAYLKKIGVKARQYDAFEIGIITTDDFTNADILEATYPAVAKRLLGDWDFDPAIPIVTGFLGKGWRSCAVTTLGRGGSDLTATAIGKALGLREIQVWKDVDGVLTCDPNIYPRAKPVPYLTFDEAAELAYFGAQVLHPQSMRPAREGDIPVRVKNSYNPEAPGTLITRARDMSKAVLTSIVLKRNITMLDIVSTRMLGQYGFLAKVFSIFEDLGISVDVVATSEVSISLTLDPSKLWSRELIQQASELDHVVEELEKVAVVNLLQHRSIISLIGNVQRSSLILEKAFSVLRTNGVNVQMISQGASKVNISLVVNDNEAEQCVRALHSAFFE